A segment of the Actinomycetota bacterium genome:
GGCCCGGCACCTCCTGGAGGAGTCGCACGAGGTCCTCGAGGCCATCGACGACGGCGACCCGGACCGGCTTCGCGACGAGCTCGGTGACCTGCTGCTCCAGGTGGTGTTCCACGCCCAGATGGCCGCGGAGGCCGGCACCTTCGACGTCGACGACGTGGCGGAGGGCATCGTGGCGAAGCTCGTCCGCCGGCACCCCCACGTGTTCGGGGACGTGGAGGTGGAGTCGGCGGCCGAGGTGCTGGTGAACTGGGAGCGGATCAAGGCGGACGAACGGGGCGAGAAGGGCGAGGGCCCGCAGGCGGTGGACGACGGCATCCCGGCCACGCTGCCGGCGCTGGCCCGAGCCTCCAAGGTTCAGCGGCGGGCGGCCGGCTGGGGCTTCGAATGGCGGTCCCGCGAGAGCGCGCTGGAGGCGCTTCGCGAGGAGGTCGACGAGCTGGAGCGGGCATCGGACCCGCGCGACGCGGAGGAGGAGATCGGCGACGTGCTGTTCGCCACCGTTGCCGTGGCGCGGCGGCTCGGGGTGGACCCGGAGTCGGCGCTTCGCCGCACCACCCGTGGGTTCGCGGAGCGCTACGAGCGGTTCACCGAGCTGCTGCGGGAGCGGGAGCTGGATCTCGATTCCCTGTCCGAGGAGGAGGTCCGGAAGCTGTTCCGGCAGGCTCGGGCTACATGAACTCGATGCTGCCGCACCGGAGCTCGAACAGGTGCGCGATGCTGGGATCAAACGCCTCGAGCTTCACCGGCCTCGACTCGTTCAGGCCCGAGGCGGAGGGCGTGGGGGCCGACACCGTCCCGGGAAGCGTGGTGGCATTGCCTCCGTCGCATGCGGTGAGGCCGAGCGCAACGATGGCTGCGACCATTAGCATCGTACGGAGCGCCCGGTGTTCCATGGTGCCGGCATTATCCGAGGAGACGGCCCGGTGCGTAGGCGCTCACGTTCGCCCCGAAAGGTCCCCGGACGGGCGGACTCGGGCACTAGAATCGCGGGGCCGTGGCGGAGATCGAGCTCGTTCATGCCCGGGAGATCCTCGACTCCCGGGGCAATCCCACCATCGAGGTCGACGTGGCGCTTGCCGACGGCTCGGTCGGCCGCGCTGCGGTTCCCTCGGGCGCTTCCACCGGCGCGCACGAGGCCGTGGAGCTTCGTGACGGCGACGCCAGGCGCTACGGCGGCAAGGGTGTCCTCCAGGCGGTCGGCAACGTGGAGGAGACCATCGCCCCGGCCGTGATCGGGCTGGAGGCGACCGACCAGCGAGGCCTGGACGCCATCCTGGTTGATCTCGACGGAACCGCGGACAAGTCCAAGCTCGGAGCGAACGCGATCCTGGGCGTCTCGCTGGCGACGGCCCGCGCGGCGGCGGTCAGCGTGGGACTTCCCCTGTACCGGTACCTCGGGGGGCCGAACGCGCATCTCCTTCCGGTTCCGCTGATGAACGTGATCAACGGCGGCCGCCACGCGGCGAACGACCTGGAGCTCCAGGAGTTCATGTTGGCCCCGGTGGGCGCGGCGTCGTGGTCGGAGGGGGTGCGGTGGGGCGCCGAGGTCTTCCACGCCCTGGCCTCGCTGCTGAAGCAGAAGGGGTTCTCGACCGGCGTCGGTGACGAGGGCGGCTTCGCCCCGGACGTCGGAACGGCGGGCGCGGCGCTCGCGCTCATGGTGGCGGCCATCGAGGCGGCGGGCCTGGAACCCGGCACCGAGATGGCCCTGGCCATGGACCCGGCGGCCTCGGAGATCTTCCGCGACGGCGCATACCGGCTGGAGGGCAGCG
Coding sequences within it:
- the mazG gene encoding nucleoside triphosphate pyrophosphohydrolase, with translation MTEPAGVPQGPVPSSREGQRLLDLVRVMARLRGPGGCPWDREQDHRSLARHLLEESHEVLEAIDDGDPDRLRDELGDLLLQVVFHAQMAAEAGTFDVDDVAEGIVAKLVRRHPHVFGDVEVESAAEVLVNWERIKADERGEKGEGPQAVDDGIPATLPALARASKVQRRAAGWGFEWRSRESALEALREEVDELERASDPRDAEEEIGDVLFATVAVARRLGVDPESALRRTTRGFAERYERFTELLRERELDLDSLSEEEVRKLFRQARAT
- the eno gene encoding phosphopyruvate hydratase; the encoded protein is MAEIELVHAREILDSRGNPTIEVDVALADGSVGRAAVPSGASTGAHEAVELRDGDARRYGGKGVLQAVGNVEETIAPAVIGLEATDQRGLDAILVDLDGTADKSKLGANAILGVSLATARAAAVSVGLPLYRYLGGPNAHLLPVPLMNVINGGRHAANDLELQEFMLAPVGAASWSEGVRWGAEVFHALASLLKQKGFSTGVGDEGGFAPDVGTAGAALALMVAAIEAAGLEPGTEMALAMDPAASEIFRDGAYRLEGSDRSSADMIAFYRGLLDSFPIVSIEDGLAEDDWEGWAALTADLGSRCQLVGDDNFVTNPQRLRRGIDEGVATAILVKVNQIGTLTESLDVIALADRSSYGVVVSHRSGETEDTTIADLVVATNAGQIKTGAPSRGERTAKYNRLLRIEEELGEGARYAGPSALRRRPA